The following are from one region of the Macaca thibetana thibetana isolate TM-01 chromosome 2, ASM2454274v1, whole genome shotgun sequence genome:
- the ZNF502 gene encoding zinc finger protein 502 produces the protein MLNMQGTEEREIRRETCPGWVNKNKPAPEQDVCKTDSSGIVVKGFQEDEYQDSTFEEKYACEGMKENSPREIAESCLFQEGGFGGITFIHKEAPPEIISQNYNFEKSLLLTSSLVTRLRVSTEESLHQWETSNVHTNDFSDHSKCPTLCTQKKSWKCNECGKTFTQGSSLTQHQRTHTGERPYACEECGKAFSRSSFLVQHQRIHTGVKPYGCEQCGKTFRCRSFLTQHQRVHTGEKPYKCNECGNSFRNHSHLTEHQRIHTGEKPYKCNRCGKTFNQNTHLIHHQRIHTGEKPYVCSECGSSFRKHSNLTQHQRIHTGEKPHKCDECGKTFQTKANLSQHQRIHTGEKPYKCKECGKAFCQSPSLIKHQRIHTGEKPYKCKECGKAFTQSTPLTKHQRIHTGERPYKCSECGKAFIQSICLIRHQRSHTGEKPYKCNECGKGFNQNTCLTQHMRIHTGEKPYKCKECGKAFAHSSSLTEHHRTHTGEKLYKCSECEKTFRKYAHLSEHYRIHTGEKPYECIECGKFFRHSSVLFRHQKLHSGE, from the exons ATGTTGAATATGCAAGGAACcgaagagagagagattagaagAGAGACTTGTCCAG GCTGGGTAAACAAGAACAAGCCTGCTCCAGAGCAGGATGTCTGTAAAACTGATTCATCAGGGATAGTAGTAAAGGGATTCCAAGAGGATGAATACCAAGATTctacatttgaagaaaaatatgcatGTGAGGGCATGAAGGAAAACTCTCCTAGGGAGATTGCTGAATCATGTCTTTTCCAGGAAGGAGGTTTTGGGGGAATAACTTTCATCCACAAAGAAGCACCCCCTGAAATTATTAGTCAAAACTACAATTTTGAGAAAAGCTTGCTTTTGACCTCAAGCCTTGTTACACGTCTCAGGGTTTCTACAGAAGAGAGTCTGCATCAGTGGGAAACAAGTAATGTACACACCAATGATTTTTCAGACCACAGTAAATGTCCAACTCTCTGCACACAGAAGAAATCTTggaaatgtaatgaatgtggaaaaaccTTTACTCAGGGCTCATCCCTTACCCAACATCAGAGAACTCATACTGGAGAGAGACCCTACGCATGtgaggaatgtgggaaagcctttagtCGTAGTTCATTCCTTGTTCAACATcaaagaattcacactggagTGAAACCATATGGATGTGAGCAGTGTGGGAAAACATTTCGATGTCGATCATTTCTTACTCAGCATCAAagagttcacactggagagaaaccttataaatgtaatgaatgtgggaattCCTTCCGCAATCACTCACATCTCACTGAACaccagagaattcacactggagagaaaccttataaaTGTAATAGATGTGGGAAGACATTCAATCAGAATACACACCTTATTCatcatcagagaattcacactggtgAGAAGCCTTATGTATGCAGTGAATGTGGCTCTTCTTTTCGAAAACATTCAAATCTTACacaacatcagagaattcacactggggAAAAACCCCATAAATGTGATGAATGTGGGAAAACTTTCCAAACAAAGGCAAACCTCTCTcagcatcagagaattcatactggagagaaaccctataaatgtaaagaatgtggcaaagcattTTGTCAGAGCCCATCTCTTATTAAACACCAgcgaattcatactggagaaaaaccatATAAGTGTAAGGAATGTGGCAAAGCATTTACTCAGAGCACCCCACTCACTAAACATCAGAGAATACACACGGGGGAGAGACCCTACAAATGCAGTGAATGTGGTAAAGCCTTCATTCAGAGCATTTGCCTTATTCGGCATCAGAGAagtcacactggagaaaaaccctataaaTGCAATGAATGTGGAAAGGGCTTTAATCAGAACACCTGCCTCACTCAGCATatgagaattcatactggagagaagccctataaatgtaaagaatgtgggaaagcctttgcTCATAGCTCATCTCTTACTGAACATCATAGAACTCACACTGGTGAGAAGCTCTATAAATGTAGTGAGTGTGAGAAAACCTTCCGCAAGTATGCACACCTTAGTGAACATTACAGAATTCACACTGGTGAGAAGCCTTATGAGTGCATTGAGTGTGGAAAGTTCTTCAGACATAGTTCAGTCCTTTTCAGACATCAGAAACTTCACAGTGGTGAATAA